The window CCAGCAGCAGGACGAACACGACGGGCTGCACGGTGCTCGCCAGGACCGCACCCGGCGTGCGCCGGATGGTGAGGAGGTTGCGCCAGGCCACGGCCCCGCTGTCCGAGGCGACGCGCGCGAGGGCGTTCACCTGCGCACCGCGTCCCGGCCGCGGCCCCCGGCCTGCCCGGCGTCAGCCTGCCGGGACCGGTGTGCAGGCGGGTCCGGTGGCGTCCCGTCGGGCCCGTGGTCGGCCGACGGTGACGTCCCGGTCAGGGTGAGGAAGACGTCCTCCAGGGTGGCGCGGCGGAGGCCGAGGTCGAGGGCCCGGATGCCGGCGGCGTTCAGGTCCTGGGCGACGGCGGCGAGCGCACGCTGGCCCTCGCCGGGTCCGACGGTGAGCTCCAGGCGCCCCGCGCGTCCGTCCGCCGGCGAGCACGTCGTTCCCCGGGCGGTCAGGATCCGCCGTGCGCCCTCCGTGTCGCGGGGGTCGGCGACGACGACCTCGATCCGCTCGCCGCCGGTGACCGCCTTGAGCTGGTCGACCGTGCCCTCCGCGACGACCCTGCCCCGGTCGAGCACCGCGATCCGGTCGGCCAGGTGGTCGGCCTCCTCCAGGTACTGGGTGGTCAGGAGCACGGTGGTGCCGTCGCGGACGAGGTCGCGGACGACGTCCCACGTGTCGAGGCGGCTCTGCGGGTCCAGGCCGGTGGTGGGCTCGTCGAGCACCACGACCGGTGGCGCGGCGACGAGGGCACCTGCCAGGTCGAGCCGCCGGCGCATGCCGCCGGACCAGGTCCCGGCCGGGCGGTCGGCGTCGTGGTGAAGGCGGAACCGTTCGAGCAGCTCGCGCGCGGTCGCCGCGGCCCGGGTGCGCGGCATGCCGTACAGGCGCGCAACCAGGCGGAGGTTCTCGAAGCCGGTCAGCTTGTCGTCGACCGCCGCGTACTGCCCGGACAGGCCGATGAGCCGGCGCACCCGGCCGGGGTGCCGGACGACGTCCGTGCCGAGGACGAAGGCCCGTCCGGCGTCGGGGCGCAACAGCGTGGTGATGATCTGCACGGTGGTCGTCTTGCCGGCCCCGTTCGGGCCCAGGAGGGCCGTGACCCGGCCCGCCGGGATGTGCAGGTCGAGCCCGTCGAGCACGGCCCGGCCGCCGAAGGCCTTCCGCAGACCGCCGAGTTCGACGGCATTACCGACGGCATTACCGACGGCTCTACCGGCGGCGATACCGGCTGCGGTCCCTTCCGCGGTCACCGGCCGTTCCCCGGCAGCGGAAGGCGGGAGAGGGGCCGGTCCGGCCGGGCGGCCGCGCTCTCCAGAAAGGCGAGGAACCGCTCCCGGTGGGTGGCGATGTCGTCCTCGGTGTAGAGCGTGGCGTTACCGAGGAATTCGATCTTCATGCTGTCCGCCTGCGGGCCGGCGCCCGTGGGCCCGTCCCGGCCGGCCGGGGTGCGGTAGACCTTGAGGGCCAGGTCGGGGATGAGGCCGGCGGGCAGTTGCCGGGGAGTGGTCGCGCACGAGCCGAAGCGGAAGTCCCGCCCGAAGGCCATGACGTTGACCTCGGGGCCGACGAGGGCGGCCGAGCCGGCGGGCAGGCCGAGGTCGGCGCGGAGGTACGCGGTCGGGTAGCGCTGGTGCCGGATGATGCGCCGGATCTTCGTCCCGGTCTCACCCACGAGCCGGGCGAAGGTCGTCGCGGGGCCGACGGGCAGCCGGAGCGGCAGCACGTTGGCCAGCATCGCGGGCGTGGCGAGGGCGGCCCGCGAGTGCCGCGCCGCCATGGGCAGGCTGGTGATGACCTCGGGGTGGCCGGTGAGGCGGTGCGTGTACGCCGCGGTGGCGGCGACGATCGTGGCGGACCAGCGGCCGACGCCCGCACCGACCGTGCCGAGCAGCGTGCTGAGCTGTTCGGAAGAGAGCAGTGCGGTGCCGCCCACTGTCCCGCCGGAGGACGCGGCGCGCCCGGTCAGCGGGGTGCCCTGGGGCGGTGCGGCGAACTCGTCCCGCCAGAACGCGGCGTCCGCGGCGCGGTCCGGCGAGGAGAGGTAGGCGGCTGTCTCGTCGAGCAGCCCGGCCAGCGGGGCGGCGGCGGACGGTGCCGGATCGCGCCCGCTCTCGTACGCGGTGTACAGCTCGGCGAGGCGCCGGCAGTGGAGGTACTGGCCGAAGCCGTCCAGGGCGATGTGGTGGTACCGGAAGTAGAGGAGGCTGCGTTGGGGGCCGAGGACGAACAGGACGTGCGTGCAGGGGGCCTCGGTCGCCAGGTCGGTCGCGGTGCGGAGGTCCTCGTCCATCAGCTGCTCGGCCGCGGCCTCCGGCTGCGCGTGGCCGGAGAGGTCGACGACGCCGAGCAGGCCCTTCCCCGCCTCCTCTGTTTCCCCGGTCTCACCCGCGGGTTCCACGGTGAGGCCGACGCCGTTGTCTGTGGCGTGGAAGCGCGTCCGCAGGGTGTCGGCCTCGGCGACCGCCCGGGCCACGGAGCGGCGCAGGGCGTCGTGGTCGAGCGTCCCGTCGAGGGCGATGGCGACGGCGCAGTTGTAGAGCGGGTCGTCCGGCGCCTGCTGCTGCGCGGCCCAGATGCCGGTCTGGGCGACGGTGGCGGGGCGGAGGACGGTGAGGTCGTGGTGACGGTGGCGATGACGGTGGTCGGACACGTGTCCCCTTCACTCGGTGGTGTCACGGGCGGGGGTTGCGGGCGTCCCGGTCACGTGCCCTGGGCGAGTTCCTTGGTGACGGCCTCGACGAGTGCGTCGATCGTCGGGTTGTCCCACATCATGGTGGGGTCGACGTCGATGCCGAAGCGGTCCTCTATCTCCGCCGCGACGGACAGGGCGTAGACGGAGTCCAGGCCGTAGTCGCTGAGCGGGACGTGCGACGCGATGTCCTCGCGGGGCAGCTGCACGTGCTCGGCGACCAGGCCGAGGAGCCAGTCCCGGAGGGCGTCTCTGTCGTGTCTGTCGTGTCTGCCGTGCTCGGCCGTCGGATCAGCCATGTTCTCTCCTTTTTCACGGGTTTCAGTTTCACGGGATTCAGTGGGGGACAGTGGTGCCGTGCGGGACACCGGGATGCCATGCGGGCCGGCCGCCGCCCGTATCACGTGGCCGTGCGCGGGGTCCGCGGGAGCAGCCCGTAGCCGAGCGCGTGCTCGTGCCGGTGCAGCAGCCGTTCCCACAGGGCGTCCTCCAGGTACGGCGGCAGCGTGGGGGGCGCGGCGCCGAGAGGGGCACGCAGCCGGTGCAGCGCCGCGGCTGCCCAGACGGGGTCCGCGAGACCGGAGTCCATGGCGCCCGCCTCACGGCCCGGCCACGCCTCGCGCCAGGTCCCGAAGCAGGCCGCGGCGACGAGCACGTTCACGTAGCGCGTCGTGAGGTCGTAGCTGGACGACCGCGCCATGACGGACAGTTCGCCGGGCCGGAGCACCGAGCACTCCCCGGCGAGTGCGGCGAGCTCCGCGGCGAAGTGCTCCCCGTGCTCCGCGAGCGCGCGGTGGGCGGGCCCGTCGCCGTCGGGCATGGCGGCGAGCCCCCTGGCCAGCGAGGTGCTCAGGCTCTCGCGTCCGCCGGCGGTGAGGGCCAGGGCGCGGAAGTCCATGGGCGGCAGCTCCGCCCCCGGCCGGAACAGCCCGGCGGGAGTGGCGGCGGCGTCGCGGAGCCAGGAGCGGCGGGCCAGCAGGGGGAGCTGCGGCAGGAGCGACACCTGGCAGGCGGCGCGCGCCGCATGCCCGAACCCGACGGGCTGGAGGTCGCGCAGCAGCTTCTGGAAGATCGCGCCGGGGCCCTCGCGGAGGTAGAAATGGGCGCCGAGGACGGAGGAGAGCCTGTTCACGGCGTCCATGAGCGCTTTGGACACGAAGTACTTCACTGCTTGGGCGTGGACGGCGGTCTCGGCGGGCAGCAGCTGCAGCGCCCGTGTGGCGATGGTGGCGAAGCAGTCCGCGGTGAGCAGGTCGGCGAAGGCCCCGGTGAGGACGGAGCGCACGTGGGGCAGGTCGGCGGCGGTCCTGCCGTAGAGGCGGCGGTTGCGGACGTGGCGCAGGGTGACGTCCAGCGCCGTCTCGACGACCGCCGTGGACATGGCCGCGAGGGTGGTGCGCGTCACCTGGAACGAGCGCAGGGCCGTCTCCAGGCCCAGCCCCTCACCGCCGAGGACGGCGCGCGCGGGCACCGGGCAGTCGCGGAACTCGACGCCGCCGAGCTGGACCCCGCGCATGCCGGTGGTGCGGTAGCGCGGCAGGTAGGTGACGCGCCGGGCAGGCAGCAGCGACTTGTCGACGTAGACCTGGGAGTGGCTGCGGCTGCCGCGCGCCGTCGACGTGCGGGCGAAGACCACCACCGCTTCGGCGCGCCGGAGGTTGGTGACGACCTCCTTGCGCCCGTTGAGGAGGAGCGTCGTCCCGTCGCTGCCCGGCAGGGCGCTGAACTCGGTGCCCGCCATGTCGTTGCCGTGGGCCAGCTCGTGGTAGGCGACGGCGATGCGCCCGCCGCCCCGCAGCAGGGCCGCGGCCGCCCGGCAGTGGTCGTCGCCGCCCGCGGTCCAGACGTTGACGCCGGCGATGAAGGAACTGGCGCCGTAGCCGAGACCCAGGCAGGGGTCGCGCCGGTAGACGGTGCGCATGACGTCGACGAGCCGGTCGAGGCGGGTGAGGCGGCCGCCGAACGCTGCGGGCACGAACTCCTCGTTGAGGCCGAACGCGTCCAGGGCCTCCTCGCCCTCCGCGAGCATCTCGCCGCGTTCGTCGGCCGCGAGCACGGCGGCGAAGCCGAGGGGGTTGCCGGGGTCGGCGGGGTCGCCGAGGACCCGGTCGAGCGCGTGCGCCCGGTCCGTGCAGGCGGTCGCCGCGGGAGTCGAGGTCACGAGACGCCCCTTCGTACGGGCCCGCGTCGTGGCGGGGCCGGTGGAGTGCCGCCGGAAGCCGGTGGCGTGCCGGTGGCTTCCGGCCTGGCGGGCGCGGGGGCGCCGTCGGCCTGCGGCGGCTGCCGCTCGCACAGCAGCCGGTCGGCCAGGTGGTCGAAGGCCTCGGCACGGGCCTCGCCGAGGGGATGGCCGAGGCGGTTGAGGACGAGCGCCAGGCCCGCGGACAGCCGCAGGACGTCGTGCGGGGTGCCGGCACCGGCCAGGTACAGGTGGATCAGGGCCGCTCCGGCGAAGCACAGTTCGTACTGCTCGGCGAGGTCGAAGGCGGCCTGCGGAACGGTGCGGGGAGCGCGCTTCTGTTCGCCGAGACCGGTGTGGAGCGCGTCGGCGAAGGCGACGAGCTCGTCGGCCGCGCGGGACGCCTCCCACGGCACCAGGCCCTCCCCGGCGGCGCGCCTCAGCCGTCCGGCGGCCTCGGGGAGCAGCTGGACGAGGCTGCAGCCGCGGGTCGACAGCATCCTCAGCCGCGCCGGGTCGAAGGGAAGGACGGGGGCGCCGGGCACCGTCCGGGCCACGGCGTCCCGGTCGGCCGTCCCCTTGCGCCAGGCCCGGGACAGGGCGGGGAAGTGATCGACGAGCAGGCTGCGGTTGACGGCGGTGCTGCCGTCGAAGACCGCCACGATGCGGTGGTCCCGCTCCAGCTTGGCGAACGCGCCGTCCGCGTAGGACTCGCTCAGGAAGCCGCGCACGCCCAGGAGTTCGGCGAGCGTGTCCAGGCTGTCCTGGACGAGACTCGGGACGAGGGCCTTGGTGACGGCGGAGACGACGCTCAGCTCGGAGGTGAGCGTGTGGATGCTGCGGGCCGCGACGTCCACCACCGACTCCGCGACGGCCAGGGTGGCGGCGGCCCGCCCCAGGATGCGGCGGACCCGCGGCAGCTCGGCGAGCGTGCGCCCGTACAGGACGCGGCTCCGGGCGTACCGGACGGCGATGTCCAGGCCGTGGTCGAGGGCGCCGAGCGAGAGGGAGGTGCACAGGGTGCGCGTGAGCTGGAGGGACGTGAGGACCGTCTCGACACCGGCGCCGGACTCGCCGACGAGCGCGGTGCCGGGGACGACCGCCCCGTCGAAGACGATGCCGCTGATGTCCGCGCCCCGGATGCCGTGGGTGCGCACCTTCGGCAGGGTGCGGTACGAGCCGGGCGCCAGCCGGGTCTTGTCGACCAGGAGCAGGCTGAAGCCCCGGGGGCCGCCGGCGTCCGCCGTGCGGGCGAGGACGCACAGGTAACGACCGCGCGTCGCGTTGTTGATGAGCCACTTCTCGCCGTCGAGCCGCCACCCGCCCTCGCAGGGGCGGGCCGTGAGCTCCCCGGCGAGCAGGTCGCTGCCGTGGTCGCGTTCGGTGAGGGCCCAGGAGACGACGCCGCCGCTGCGGACGGCCCGCGCGAGCCGGGACGCCTGCTCGTGTGCCCCCGCGACCCAGACGGGTGCGGCGCCCAGGAACGTCTTGCCGTGGGCGACGGCGACGGTCAGGTCACGGCGCGCCACGGTGCGCTGCAGCTGGACCAGCTCGGCCATGTCGCGCATGCGACCGCCGTGGCGGACGTCCACGTAGAAGGAGCACAGGCCGAAGGAGTCGAGGGCGGCGCAGGCCGTGGCGGGGAACGCCTCCCGGCGGTCGAGGGCGGAGAGCTCGGCCCGGGCGAACGGGGTCTCGCCGGCCCAGGGCCGGTCCAGGAAGGCGTCGAGGGCGATCACGGAGTCGTAGGTGGTCGCGAGGCCGTAGGAGGTCGCGGGGATGCGTGAGGTTGTGGGGCTGTGGGAGACCGCGGGGGCATAGGAGCCCAACGGGCCGCCGGAGACCGCGGAGCGGCGCGAGCTCATGGAGTGGCGTGAGCTCACGGAGTCGTCATGGGACACGGCGCACGTCCTCCGGTGTCGCGCCGGCCCGGCCGGTCGCGTCCTCCGCGCTCAGCGGCACGGTGCGCGCCAGGGCCGGGCCGAGCGCGGTGTGCACGGGCCGGAGCTCCCCGGAGCACAGCAGTTCGCGGGTGCGCAGCCGCTGGATCTTCCCGCTGGTGGTGCGCGGGACGGTACCCCGGCGGACGAGCACCAGGCCGCCCAGGTGCGCCCCGAAGCCCTGGAAGACGGTGTTCCTGACCGAGGCGGTCAGCTGTTCGAGGTCCGCGCGGCCGTGACGGCCCCGGATCTCGTGCACGAGGACGAGGGCCTCGTCCTCGCGTCGGCCGCCCGGTCCCCCGGCACCGCCGACGGGCACGGTGAAGGCGGCGCCGCACAGGCCCTGCAGCGGGGCGTGCCGGTCGCGGACCTCGTACTCGATGTCCTGCGGGTAGAGGTTGCGGCCGCGCAGGATGATCATCTCCTTGATGCGCCCGGTGACGAAGAGTTCGCCGTCGAGTACGGCGCCGAGGTCCCCGGTGCGCAGATGGCCGTCCGCCCGGTCCGTCCCCTCCGCGCGGTGCCCGGTGCCGGGGGCGGGCCCGGCGGCGCCGGCGGCGGGTCCACCGGCACCGGCCACAGGCTCCGCGAGCGTCGCGCGGAAGACCCGGTCGGTGGCCT is drawn from Streptomyces roseifaciens and contains these coding sequences:
- a CDS encoding acyl-CoA dehydrogenase, producing MTSTPAATACTDRAHALDRVLGDPADPGNPLGFAAVLAADERGEMLAEGEEALDAFGLNEEFVPAAFGGRLTRLDRLVDVMRTVYRRDPCLGLGYGASSFIAGVNVWTAGGDDHCRAAAALLRGGGRIAVAYHELAHGNDMAGTEFSALPGSDGTTLLLNGRKEVVTNLRRAEAVVVFARTSTARGSRSHSQVYVDKSLLPARRVTYLPRYRTTGMRGVQLGGVEFRDCPVPARAVLGGEGLGLETALRSFQVTRTTLAAMSTAVVETALDVTLRHVRNRRLYGRTAADLPHVRSVLTGAFADLLTADCFATIATRALQLLPAETAVHAQAVKYFVSKALMDAVNRLSSVLGAHFYLREGPGAIFQKLLRDLQPVGFGHAARAACQVSLLPQLPLLARRSWLRDAAATPAGLFRPGAELPPMDFRALALTAGGRESLSTSLARGLAAMPDGDGPAHRALAEHGEHFAAELAALAGECSVLRPGELSVMARSSSYDLTTRYVNVLVAAACFGTWREAWPGREAGAMDSGLADPVWAAAALHRLRAPLGAAPPTLPPYLEDALWERLLHRHEHALGYGLLPRTPRTAT
- a CDS encoding acyl-CoA dehydrogenase family protein — its product is MSHDDSVSSRHSMSSRRSAVSGGPLGSYAPAVSHSPTTSRIPATSYGLATTYDSVIALDAFLDRPWAGETPFARAELSALDRREAFPATACAALDSFGLCSFYVDVRHGGRMRDMAELVQLQRTVARRDLTVAVAHGKTFLGAAPVWVAGAHEQASRLARAVRSGGVVSWALTERDHGSDLLAGELTARPCEGGWRLDGEKWLINNATRGRYLCVLARTADAGGPRGFSLLLVDKTRLAPGSYRTLPKVRTHGIRGADISGIVFDGAVVPGTALVGESGAGVETVLTSLQLTRTLCTSLSLGALDHGLDIAVRYARSRVLYGRTLAELPRVRRILGRAAATLAVAESVVDVAARSIHTLTSELSVVSAVTKALVPSLVQDSLDTLAELLGVRGFLSESYADGAFAKLERDHRIVAVFDGSTAVNRSLLVDHFPALSRAWRKGTADRDAVARTVPGAPVLPFDPARLRMLSTRGCSLVQLLPEAAGRLRRAAGEGLVPWEASRAADELVAFADALHTGLGEQKRAPRTVPQAAFDLAEQYELCFAGAALIHLYLAGAGTPHDVLRLSAGLALVLNRLGHPLGEARAEAFDHLADRLLCERQPPQADGAPAPARPEATGTPPASGGTPPAPPRRGPVRRGVS
- a CDS encoding condensation domain-containing protein, which encodes MSDHRHRHRHHDLTVLRPATVAQTGIWAAQQQAPDDPLYNCAVAIALDGTLDHDALRRSVARAVAEADTLRTRFHATDNGVGLTVEPAGETGETEEAGKGLLGVVDLSGHAQPEAAAEQLMDEDLRTATDLATEAPCTHVLFVLGPQRSLLYFRYHHIALDGFGQYLHCRRLAELYTAYESGRDPAPSAAAPLAGLLDETAAYLSSPDRAADAAFWRDEFAAPPQGTPLTGRAASSGGTVGGTALLSSEQLSTLLGTVGAGVGRWSATIVAATAAYTHRLTGHPEVITSLPMAARHSRAALATPAMLANVLPLRLPVGPATTFARLVGETGTKIRRIIRHQRYPTAYLRADLGLPAGSAALVGPEVNVMAFGRDFRFGSCATTPRQLPAGLIPDLALKVYRTPAGRDGPTGAGPQADSMKIEFLGNATLYTEDDIATHRERFLAFLESAAARPDRPLSRLPLPGNGR
- a CDS encoding acyl carrier protein, coding for MADPTAEHGRHDRHDRDALRDWLLGLVAEHVQLPREDIASHVPLSDYGLDSVYALSVAAEIEDRFGIDVDPTMMWDNPTIDALVEAVTKELAQGT
- a CDS encoding ATP-binding cassette domain-containing protein codes for the protein MAAGRAVGNAVGNAVELGGLRKAFGGRAVLDGLDLHIPAGRVTALLGPNGAGKTTTVQIITTLLRPDAGRAFVLGTDVVRHPGRVRRLIGLSGQYAAVDDKLTGFENLRLVARLYGMPRTRAAATARELLERFRLHHDADRPAGTWSGGMRRRLDLAGALVAAPPVVVLDEPTTGLDPQSRLDTWDVVRDLVRDGTTVLLTTQYLEEADHLADRIAVLDRGRVVAEGTVDQLKAVTGGERIEVVVADPRDTEGARRILTARGTTCSPADGRAGRLELTVGPGEGQRALAAVAQDLNAAGIRALDLGLRRATLEDVFLTLTGTSPSADHGPDGTPPDPPAHRSRQADAGQAGGRGRDAVRR